A single genomic interval of Chitinophaga sp. 180180018-3 harbors:
- a CDS encoding PKD domain-containing protein: MKFTFPTGIIGLIVFFLLPGLSARAQQRVNYTPLNFTENKGQWNQDIVYRASMDAATVFLRKTGFTFLVYNTKDLYQLNDFVHGHAHATDSSSHVVPIKGFKAEEPVPGGGSDGGGSGTTPPTRPGTPPPVKGHAYTVDFLGANPNAEIAPEKAQEAVANYLIGNDPSKWASNVKSFQGINYSNIYPGIDAHVYSEASRLKYDLIIHPGADPGQIQMQYNGTTGMELKKGQLYIHTSVDDVIEQLPYAYQYINNERVSVKVTYRLNGTKLGFNVSGKYDPAYPLVIDPIYVFSTVSGSRADNWGFTATYDAAGNFYGGGIVFGPGYPTTPGVVQSSFGGTVGGSDFDIGISKFNPSGTKLIYATYIGGNGLEQPHSLFVDPAGDLIISGRTTSNNYPATTVVGKRGGWDIAITKLNPTGSAFIGSMIIAGTADDGVNITADRRAGGNSLLRNYGDDARSEVVIDGAGYIYVASCTRSTDFPVTPGVFQGAKKDGQDGVIMKINPQCSALVWASYLGGSGDDAAYVIALNGMNTLYVAGGTGSSDFPGVAGGLYSAYRGGICDGFIAHLSNDGTKIIQSTYLGSDNAAADQIYGIQLDKNGFVYVMGTTEGAWPIVSTGADFYNENGLQFISKLTPDLTKFVYSTTFGRSRNLTSVPNLSPTAFLVDRCENVYVSGWGGGINVQLHYPNSDTYGLTTTPDALQRTTDGMDFYFYVLQRDAIRVSPSQGPLYASYFGGRGLYEHVDGGTSRFDRNGIIYQGICAWCDVSASGFKPTYPTTPGAYSSTPPPGCNFGALKIAFNLDGIKAGIKTLDRRNNYCVPDEVTFVDTTLVPGKTYEWYFEDDNTTLKGGPELDTVKHTYKKTGLFKVRLVKIDPASCNYSDTAYITLKLGDNRATLDFDAKRVDPCDSLKYQFTNASTATDPFRDSSFILDFGDGTPPVYVGVKQFPLYHYYKNAGVYNATLTLIDTNYCNAPQTLTKPLRVAINVVASFNVPSPLCVGTQVQMDNTTLGGESFTWKFGDDGTTSSDPYPVHTFQKSGTFDIKLLALDPNTCNKKDSIIKQVTVVDPPKTDFSYQPLKPIENVPVTFTNNTLYADHYLWNFGDGDTTSAVNPVHQYLRTGTYNVCLTSFNKEGCSSTECKQVSSIVVPLFDVPNAFAPSGKNNVFYVKAFGAVKFNLKIFNRWGQLVFESSDPLVGWDGRFKGNLQPMDAYAYIVNLEFTDGTKGSRSGSVTLLR, from the coding sequence TTGAAATTTACCTTCCCGACCGGCATTATTGGATTGATTGTTTTCTTTTTACTACCAGGACTTTCAGCCCGGGCACAGCAACGTGTAAATTATACACCGTTGAACTTTACTGAAAACAAAGGACAGTGGAACCAGGATATTGTATACCGGGCAAGTATGGATGCTGCAACAGTTTTTCTCAGAAAAACAGGATTTACCTTCCTGGTTTATAATACAAAAGATCTTTACCAACTGAATGATTTTGTTCATGGTCACGCACATGCCACTGATTCTTCCTCTCACGTGGTTCCGATAAAAGGGTTTAAAGCTGAAGAACCGGTACCGGGCGGCGGCAGTGATGGTGGTGGCAGTGGCACCACCCCTCCAACCAGGCCGGGCACCCCTCCTCCTGTAAAGGGCCATGCATATACCGTTGATTTCCTGGGAGCCAATCCTAATGCGGAAATTGCACCTGAAAAAGCGCAGGAAGCTGTGGCGAACTACCTGATAGGGAACGATCCCAGCAAGTGGGCATCTAACGTAAAATCATTTCAGGGCATCAATTATAGCAACATCTATCCGGGTATAGATGCACATGTTTATTCTGAAGCATCCCGCCTGAAATACGATCTGATCATTCATCCCGGCGCCGATCCCGGTCAGATACAGATGCAGTATAACGGCACTACCGGCATGGAACTGAAGAAAGGACAGCTGTATATCCACACCAGCGTGGATGATGTAATTGAACAGCTGCCGTATGCCTACCAGTATATCAACAACGAACGTGTATCCGTAAAAGTGACTTACCGGCTGAATGGCACTAAACTCGGCTTTAATGTTTCAGGAAAATACGATCCCGCTTACCCGCTGGTGATCGATCCTATTTATGTTTTCTCCACTGTTTCCGGTTCCCGCGCCGACAACTGGGGCTTTACAGCCACCTATGATGCAGCGGGCAACTTCTATGGCGGTGGTATCGTATTTGGTCCGGGTTATCCTACCACACCAGGTGTGGTACAAAGCTCTTTCGGTGGTACCGTAGGTGGCTCCGACTTTGACATAGGTATTTCAAAATTCAATCCCTCCGGAACAAAACTGATCTATGCTACCTATATCGGAGGCAACGGACTGGAGCAGCCACATAGCCTGTTCGTTGATCCGGCCGGCGATCTGATCATATCCGGCAGAACTACTTCCAATAACTATCCGGCTACAACAGTGGTCGGAAAACGAGGCGGATGGGATATTGCCATCACCAAATTAAATCCTACCGGTTCTGCTTTTATCGGCTCCATGATCATTGCCGGAACGGCCGATGATGGCGTAAATATTACGGCCGACAGGCGTGCAGGTGGTAACTCCCTGCTGCGTAACTATGGCGACGATGCGCGAAGTGAAGTGGTTATAGATGGGGCTGGTTATATTTATGTGGCCAGCTGTACCCGCTCAACTGATTTTCCGGTTACTCCGGGCGTGTTTCAGGGGGCTAAGAAAGATGGGCAGGATGGCGTTATTATGAAAATCAATCCCCAATGCTCCGCATTGGTATGGGCTTCCTATCTCGGTGGAAGCGGCGACGATGCTGCTTATGTAATTGCGCTGAATGGAATGAATACGCTCTATGTAGCAGGAGGTACCGGCAGCTCCGATTTCCCCGGCGTAGCCGGCGGTCTCTATAGCGCTTACAGAGGCGGGATCTGTGATGGGTTTATTGCACATCTTTCAAATGACGGCACAAAGATTATTCAAAGCACTTACCTGGGTTCCGACAACGCGGCGGCAGATCAGATTTATGGTATACAACTCGATAAAAACGGGTTCGTTTATGTAATGGGAACTACAGAAGGCGCCTGGCCCATTGTTTCAACCGGCGCCGATTTTTATAACGAAAATGGATTGCAGTTCATCTCCAAGCTGACACCCGACCTCACGAAATTCGTCTATTCTACCACCTTTGGCAGATCAAGGAATCTTACAAGTGTCCCCAATCTTTCACCTACGGCATTCCTGGTAGACCGGTGTGAGAATGTATATGTGTCTGGCTGGGGCGGCGGTATTAACGTACAGCTGCACTATCCCAACTCCGATACCTACGGCCTGACTACCACACCCGACGCCCTGCAGCGTACTACCGACGGGATGGACTTTTATTTTTACGTGTTACAGAGAGATGCTATCCGGGTAAGTCCTTCACAGGGACCGCTCTATGCCAGTTACTTCGGTGGGCGTGGATTGTATGAGCACGTGGATGGAGGTACCAGCCGCTTCGATAGAAATGGCATCATCTACCAGGGCATATGTGCCTGGTGCGATGTAAGTGCCAGTGGATTTAAGCCTACTTATCCCACTACTCCCGGCGCCTATTCAAGTACACCACCTCCGGGCTGTAATTTTGGTGCACTGAAAATTGCTTTTAACCTGGATGGTATCAAGGCTGGAATTAAAACCCTCGACCGCCGTAACAACTATTGCGTTCCGGATGAGGTGACATTTGTGGATACTACGCTGGTGCCTGGTAAAACATACGAGTGGTATTTCGAAGACGATAATACTACACTGAAAGGTGGACCGGAACTCGACACGGTAAAGCACACCTACAAAAAAACAGGGCTCTTTAAAGTACGGTTGGTTAAAATAGATCCTGCCAGCTGTAACTATTCAGATACCGCTTATATCACCCTGAAGCTGGGAGATAACAGAGCTACCCTTGACTTTGATGCAAAGAGAGTAGATCCCTGCGACAGCCTGAAGTATCAATTTACCAATGCTTCTACTGCCACTGATCCGTTCCGCGATAGTTCGTTTATATTAGACTTCGGTGATGGTACGCCTCCGGTTTATGTGGGAGTCAAACAATTCCCACTTTATCACTATTACAAAAACGCTGGTGTATATAACGCCACGCTTACATTGATAGATACTAATTATTGTAACGCGCCACAAACGCTTACCAAACCTTTGCGTGTAGCCATCAATGTGGTAGCATCTTTTAATGTGCCAAGCCCGTTGTGTGTTGGTACGCAGGTGCAAATGGATAACACTACCCTGGGCGGCGAATCGTTTACCTGGAAGTTCGGCGACGATGGCACTACTTCATCAGACCCTTACCCGGTGCATACATTCCAGAAGTCCGGAACTTTTGATATTAAATTGCTGGCGCTTGATCCTAATACCTGTAACAAAAAAGATTCTATCATCAAACAGGTAACAGTAGTGGATCCGCCTAAGACCGACTTTTCTTACCAGCCACTTAAGCCGATAGAAAACGTACCGGTGACGTTCACCAATAATACCCTGTATGCGGATCATTATCTCTGGAACTTCGGGGATGGCGATACCACCTCCGCAGTGAATCCCGTTCACCAGTACCTGAGAACCGGTACCTATAACGTATGTCTGACATCCTTTAATAAAGAAGGATGTTCGTCAACGGAATGTAAACAGGTGAGCTCTATTGTGGTGCCTTTGTTTGATGTGCCCAATGCTTTTGCACCCAGTGGAAAGAATAATGTTTTTTATGTTAAAGCATTTGGTGCAGTTAAATTCAACCTTAAAATATTTAATCGCTGGGGCCAGCTGGTCTTCGAAAGTTCGGATCCGCTTGTAGGATGGGATGGCAGATTTAAAGGTAATCTCCAGCCGATGGATGCGTATGCTTATATTGTGAACCTTGAATTTACAGATGGTACCAAGGGCAGCAGATCAGGAAGTGTAACCTTGTTAAGATGA
- a CDS encoding PorP/SprF family type IX secretion system membrane protein — MNQIVKLPVCLAIMLMVAVGSYGQDLHFSQFFNSPLTTNPANTGFIPDGNYRLGINFRDQWASIPVPYKTMSAYGDFQLFRDKLEYGWVGIGGVILRDVAGAGNLTSTKGYASIAYHQLLGFSSLLSAGFNIGSAGKRVDITKLTFGDQWNGKFFDAQIPTGEPITQTSINYFDLQAGLNYAYFPTENIYVNVGFSVQHINTPRETFYTGNNVVPRRYIGFLNASIKMSDKVILNPSAYYSTQVGARELMLGANAAYNLSGDGAQQLFGGLYYRANDAAIFLVGYQISNIKMMFNYDVTTSSLSTFNGRRGAYEIGIVYTGLYSNRTFNNAKRSTICPSF, encoded by the coding sequence ATGAATCAGATCGTTAAATTACCGGTATGTTTGGCAATAATGCTGATGGTGGCAGTGGGAAGTTACGGTCAGGACCTTCACTTTTCGCAGTTCTTCAATTCGCCGTTAACCACTAACCCTGCCAATACAGGCTTTATTCCCGACGGGAATTACCGTCTTGGTATTAACTTCCGCGATCAATGGGCCAGTATTCCGGTGCCTTATAAGACCATGTCGGCTTACGGAGATTTTCAGCTGTTCCGCGACAAGCTGGAATATGGCTGGGTGGGTATTGGAGGCGTGATACTCCGTGATGTGGCTGGTGCCGGCAACCTTACTTCCACCAAAGGATATGCGTCTATAGCCTATCACCAGTTGCTGGGCTTCAGCAGCTTGCTGTCGGCCGGTTTTAATATCGGATCTGCCGGCAAACGGGTGGATATTACCAAACTTACTTTCGGGGATCAATGGAATGGAAAGTTTTTTGACGCTCAGATCCCTACCGGAGAACCTATTACGCAAACGAGTATTAACTACTTTGATCTGCAGGCAGGACTTAACTACGCCTATTTTCCTACTGAAAATATCTACGTGAATGTTGGATTTTCTGTACAGCATATCAACACTCCCCGCGAAACCTTTTATACAGGGAATAATGTGGTACCCCGCCGTTACATAGGATTCCTGAATGCCAGTATCAAAATGAGCGATAAGGTCATCCTTAATCCGTCCGCTTACTATTCTACACAGGTGGGTGCAAGAGAACTGATGCTGGGAGCTAATGCCGCCTATAATTTGTCGGGCGACGGTGCGCAACAGCTTTTTGGAGGACTCTATTACAGGGCTAATGATGCTGCTATTTTCCTGGTAGGTTACCAGATCAGCAATATCAAGATGATGTTTAACTATGACGTAACTACCTCCAGTTTATCTACTTTCAATGGCCGTAGGGGCGCCTATGAAATCGGAATAGTTTACACCGGCCTCTATAGCAACCGTACATTCAATAACGCTAAGAGGTCTACCATCTGCCCGTCTTTTTAA
- a CDS encoding FAD-linked oxidase C-terminal domain-containing protein, whose protein sequence is MFQLMETLSGTISGAYGIGLVQKSRMDIIFNRTFMQLIKQIKRIFDPEKYLKQE, encoded by the coding sequence ATATTTCAGCTGATGGAAACCCTGAGCGGCACTATCTCCGGAGCGTATGGTATTGGGTTGGTGCAGAAGAGCCGTATGGATATCATCTTCAATCGCACATTCATGCAACTTATAAAGCAAATAAAGCGGATATTTGATCCGGAAAAATATCTTAAACAGGAGTAA